The following are from one region of the Desulfonatronum thiosulfatophilum genome:
- a CDS encoding AAA family ATPase encodes MTKITPPRRDGIIARNRLIKLIDQGKEKITWITGPAGSGKTTLAADYITTRRMPCLWYQMDMGDEDISNIFHYMALALKRVRPRLRSTLPSFNPEHRAGLEPFTRRFFEQLYSHLRWKTNPWPIVVLDDFHHLKAESVQKLLRIGLEVVPDNIRVLVLSREAPLGCYAGLRASGIMSVLDGADLRFSETEGRALLDLSSRRARLSEETIQFIQDCCQGWAAGLRLLSEIADDSSALKTMPPLSRELVFDYFLNELFKVLPDSDKLFLLKTAFLPFMTPGTAQALTNFSNSSTLLRKMTVQNFFITQHSGPVPTYRYHQLFREFLLDQASSTFSTECLSLIRRKAGEILIDAGHLEEAVEFYLGVGFWEQSTTILEHLAPSMLSQGRGEILEKWVSQVPDAVLDECPWLLYWKALAQLPRDLPAGRSSLKTALQGFEQKEDRQGMVLSHAEMILSFFLELGDFSRMEPHFLSLMHLCGQDFCFPGLDDEAKVATSMILGGTFCRPDHPRLPEWIDRSEDLLHAEVNIEQKITLGFYLHILNIYMGNLYGARRVYSKIQILSEHGAISDLGRLQWMVLDAVHNHLVVPNFTYCTEVIQKALDLAEQTNLRMYNVLLLQIMGYAMVNTGNVRDLETLIKRLNPMIPEAHAFDVSNQHCLLCCEKLCRGDGQGARTQAHLAFKAIPKPKTPFPTILGLIGLAEAAIEAGDWPEARSFLKKARRISTRIPDYQGDVLFLMPVAYAAFLRGKESVGLRVLKTALARARKGWWLNALFWRPRQLALLCAAAWNAGLEREYVAKLIHIHKLPRLAPAILPESEREGIEVITFGGLEVTRNGQQLCLSKGKEGKAMTLLKGLLVLGGQNIPSEALTDLLWPESEGDKAMQSLKFTLHTLRRILAFPDVVLVQNRTVSLNPLRCRLDVWQFEQAYHKLGDATLNIAPTEEQIKLCLRIVSLYKGDFLAPDPTGWISPVRARLKSRFRQVIDLLLQISKQTKNRELEWAAMALMDRFFSNEPLAGEQVR; translated from the coding sequence TTGACCAAAATCACACCGCCCAGGCGAGATGGCATTATTGCCAGGAACAGGCTGATCAAGTTGATCGACCAGGGAAAAGAAAAAATCACCTGGATAACCGGGCCAGCGGGTTCAGGAAAAACAACCCTGGCCGCGGACTACATCACCACGCGGCGAATGCCCTGTCTGTGGTACCAAATGGACATGGGCGACGAAGATATTTCCAACATCTTTCATTACATGGCCTTGGCCCTGAAGCGGGTTCGGCCTCGCCTGCGGAGTACATTGCCTTCGTTCAACCCGGAGCACCGCGCCGGACTCGAGCCGTTCACGCGCCGTTTTTTTGAGCAGCTTTACTCCCACCTTCGCTGGAAGACGAATCCATGGCCCATTGTCGTCCTGGATGACTTTCATCACCTGAAGGCGGAATCCGTCCAAAAGCTGTTGCGGATCGGCCTGGAGGTCGTTCCAGATAATATCCGCGTCCTGGTCTTGAGCAGGGAGGCGCCTCTGGGTTGCTATGCCGGATTGCGGGCGTCAGGCATCATGTCCGTTCTCGATGGTGCTGATCTCCGATTTTCTGAAACTGAAGGCCGGGCTCTTTTGGATCTGTCTTCGCGGCGAGCAAGGCTTTCCGAAGAAACAATCCAGTTCATCCAGGATTGCTGCCAAGGATGGGCCGCGGGTTTACGCCTTCTAAGTGAGATTGCGGATGATTCTTCGGCATTGAAAACCATGCCGCCCCTTTCGCGCGAATTGGTCTTTGATTATTTCCTGAACGAGTTGTTTAAGGTACTCCCCGATTCCGACAAGTTGTTCCTGCTGAAAACAGCTTTCCTTCCCTTCATGACCCCCGGAACCGCCCAAGCCCTGACCAATTTCAGCAACAGCTCCACCTTGTTGCGAAAAATGACCGTGCAAAATTTTTTCATAACCCAGCACAGCGGTCCGGTTCCAACATACCGGTATCACCAGTTGTTCAGGGAGTTTTTACTGGACCAGGCGAGCTCGACTTTTTCAACGGAATGTCTGTCCCTGATCCGCCGGAAAGCGGGCGAGATCCTGATAGATGCCGGACATCTCGAAGAGGCCGTGGAGTTCTACCTGGGTGTCGGGTTCTGGGAGCAATCCACAACGATTCTGGAACATCTCGCACCGTCTATGCTCAGTCAGGGGCGAGGAGAAATACTTGAAAAATGGGTGTCTCAAGTTCCTGATGCTGTTTTAGACGAATGTCCGTGGTTGCTCTATTGGAAGGCGTTGGCCCAACTGCCGAGGGATCTTCCGGCCGGACGAAGCAGCTTGAAAACAGCTCTGCAGGGTTTCGAACAAAAAGAGGATAGGCAGGGGATGGTTCTATCCCATGCGGAGATGATTCTGAGCTTTTTTCTCGAACTTGGCGATTTCTCCCGCATGGAACCCCACTTCTTGAGCTTGATGCACCTCTGCGGGCAAGACTTCTGCTTTCCAGGTCTGGACGATGAAGCCAAAGTAGCGACAAGCATGATTTTAGGCGGCACATTCTGCCGACCGGACCACCCCCGGCTTCCTGAATGGATCGACCGATCCGAAGACCTTCTTCATGCGGAAGTAAACATTGAGCAAAAGATAACTCTCGGTTTTTACCTTCACATTTTAAACATCTATATGGGCAATCTCTACGGTGCAAGGCGGGTTTACTCAAAAATTCAGATCTTATCAGAGCATGGAGCAATCAGTGATCTGGGCCGCTTGCAGTGGATGGTCCTGGATGCGGTGCATAACCATCTCGTAGTTCCAAACTTCACCTACTGCACTGAGGTTATCCAAAAGGCACTGGATCTGGCTGAGCAGACCAACCTGCGCATGTACAACGTGTTGCTGCTCCAGATCATGGGATATGCCATGGTAAACACCGGCAATGTCCGCGATCTCGAGACCTTGATAAAACGCTTGAATCCGATGATTCCCGAAGCTCATGCATTTGATGTCAGCAATCAGCACTGCCTGCTCTGCTGTGAAAAGCTGTGCAGAGGAGATGGACAGGGAGCAAGGACACAAGCCCATCTCGCCTTCAAGGCAATTCCAAAGCCCAAGACTCCGTTCCCCACGATTCTGGGCCTGATTGGACTGGCCGAAGCCGCCATCGAGGCAGGTGATTGGCCCGAAGCGCGTTCCTTTCTGAAAAAAGCTCGACGTATTTCCACAAGAATTCCTGACTACCAGGGCGATGTCCTTTTTTTAATGCCGGTTGCATACGCAGCGTTTCTCCGCGGTAAGGAATCAGTTGGTTTGCGCGTACTCAAAACGGCTCTTGCGCGAGCTAGAAAGGGATGGTGGCTGAATGCCCTGTTCTGGCGCCCGCGTCAGTTGGCGCTCCTGTGTGCCGCGGCGTGGAATGCAGGGTTGGAAAGAGAGTATGTCGCGAAATTGATTCACATCCACAAGCTCCCACGGCTGGCGCCTGCCATCCTGCCGGAATCCGAGCGGGAAGGAATTGAGGTCATCACATTCGGCGGATTGGAAGTAACGCGGAACGGGCAGCAGCTATGCTTGAGCAAAGGGAAGGAAGGGAAAGCAATGACTCTGCTCAAGGGACTGCTTGTCCTCGGTGGGCAAAACATCCCGAGTGAGGCTCTGACTGATCTTCTCTGGCCGGAATCCGAGGGTGACAAGGCCATGCAATCCCTGAAGTTCACACTGCATACCCTGAGAAGAATCCTTGCATTTCCCGATGTCGTCCTCGTCCAAAACCGCACCGTGTCCCTGAATCCGTTACGTTGTCGACTGGACGTCTGGCAGTTTGAACAGGCCTACCATAAACTGGGGGATGCAACATTAAATATTGCCCCGACGGAAGAACAGATCAAACTGTGCTTGCGGATCGTTTCCCTCTACAAAGGAGACTTTTTAGCACCGGATCCAACCGGATGGATCAGTCCGGTTCGCGCACGTTTGAAATCACGCTTTAGACAAGTGATTGACCTCCTGCTCCAGATCAGCAAGCAGACCAAGAACAGAGAGCTGGAGTGGGCAGCGATGGCGCTGATGGATCGTTTCTTCTCGAATGAACCGCTGGCCGGCGAGCAAGTCCGTTAA